Genomic window (Salvelinus fontinalis isolate EN_2023a chromosome 3, ASM2944872v1, whole genome shotgun sequence):
GGCCATAACCAAGGTGAAAGGTCAGAATATGTCATTGCGCTTCAGGGACATGTTCTTGCCAAGAGGCCATGCTCTGTCCCCTGGCTCTCTTATGAAAACACCAAGTCTGGCTGCTGTCCTGGAGGCTGGGGTATCAGAATTCTACAGTGGGACTTTAACACAGGAAATGGCCAGTGAGGTAAATAAATGCGTTAGCTAAGAACATAGCCCTCAGCAAATTGCATTAAATCATATGCATATTTAACCTGTGTTGTATTTTAGGTGCAAGAAAATGGAGGAATTCTAACCAAGGAGGATCTCAGCAACTATAGTGCAGTCATAGAGCAGCCAATTGAAGGCCTGTATCAGGGTAAACATAGTCCTACTTCATACTCTTTATATAAAGTAGCCTACAAACAAGACAATTCTACAGTATGTTGGGATTAGCTGCATTTGTCGACATAATATTTTGTCTACACCAGTGGTGCCTGGTGGCACTTTAAATGGGTAGTAGGacaggctcataataatggctggaacacaATGAATtgtatggtttccatgtgtttgattccttccattattatgagctgtcctcccctgaCCAGCCTCCTCAGGTCTACATAATATTTCCTGGCAACACCCTCCCTCAGGATTTCGAGTTCTAGTGCCGCCTCCCCCTTCTATTGGTGCTGCTCTGATCTCAGCCCTCAACATTTTGGAGGACTTCCACCTCAATGGGAATGGTACAACGTATAGCGCAAACCACTGGATTGCTGAGGTACTGTATCTCAAGCTCTGAAGTGAGACCCATGTCATTTACAGTGCAGAAAAGGTTCCCCTAATAAAAGTGTATTGTATTCATTTTGAAGTCACTGAAAGCGGCCCTGACTATGGCCAGTGGGCTCGGAGACCCTGTGTATACCCCATCAGTTTCTGCACTCATCTCCAAGATGCTAAGGTAAACATTAACAAGCGTGCATTCACTTCCTCACCATGTTCTAAGTAGATTAGCCATGCAATTTTAAGTCCTTCTGAAATGCAATGACAGGAATTTCTGTGAACAATTGTCCTCTGATGTATATGCCTTATATCTGTCTCTGTTAAAGCAAGCCACAGGCTGTAGTGCTCCGTCAGTTGATCAGTGACTCGCAGGCATCTCCTCCCAGACACTACTCTACTGTCTATGACCTGCCGAGTGGAGCTGTGGCCAGCCAGGTGGTTGTGATGGGTCCCGATGACATCATTGTGTCTGTCACCAGGTGCTGTGATTAGGAGCTTACCTAAAGGAGATAACATGTTTACATTAGCATTATGGATATGGTGTGGGATAGCTTAAGTCTTGCACTTGTTCattttttaaaaaatgtttcaGCTCACTGAACAGGCCCTTTGGAAGTAGAATTTTAACCCCTTCAGGCATTCTCCTGAACAGCCAGATCTTGGACTTCTCCTGGCCAAATAAAACCCAGGGACTGTTAATATCGAACCTGGTAACAACATACCACAGTACAATGGATGTTTAGGCTGTATAATGTATAAACATAACATTCTACACTTTCAATCTTAGCCCCAGATAGGATATTTTTACAAAATGGTTGTTTCTCTATATCAACACTGTTTTCTTTGCAGACGAACAGGGTCCAGCCAGGCAAGCGGCCTCTGTCATTTATTATGCCAACAATTGTGATACCATCTCTAGGTAAATGTGGATCCTATGTGGCCCTGGGATCTTCTAATGGAGAGCACAGCCTCAGTGGTGTCACCCAGGTCTGacatgtaaaaaaacaaacatactcTTTAACAAAAGGCATGAACATTATCTAAAAGTTAATGTCCTTGTAATTTCATTACCTTTCATTGTGCTTTTTGTTTCAGGTCTTGATTAATATTTTGTCATATAACAAAAATCTGAATGATAGCATATCACTGGGACGACTCCATCCCCAACTTCAGCCGAGCAGACTCCTGGTGGACTGTGAGCATTTCTGACGTTTTCTTTATGTACACTTAATTGTGGGTGGGAAATCAGCTTTGAAATGGTTTGAAACCTCAACTCACTTTTTTCTAATTACTATCTCCCCTCAGCTGAGTTCCTGGAGGAGGATGTGAAGGTGTTGCGTCTGAAAGGACACACTGTCTACAGGGTGGGGCTGCTGTCCCTGGTGCAGGGTGCCCAGAAAATCAACGACATCATTAGGGGCATTGTTGATCCTCGTGCTGTGGCTGGCTCTGCCTAGCTTTCTGAGAATATGGCTTTATTTCAATGTGAACATAAGAAGATTAAGTAATATTTGAGTTGTATGTTTATTAAATAATTCATGTATTACAATTTTAGATTTTTCTATGTGATGATGGCAGGCGTGCAGCTTTCACTGGGGGCGGTGGGGACATatcccccccacattctgaaatggcATTTTTGTCCTCTCCCATGTGTTATCATTGGAaagtgatacaaaacgaggcaacggtgtgctttagaaCTATGCGGACGCCTCTGAGCGGTCGGTTAGACTGTTTGGAGTGTTTTTATCCAACTGGTTCCCcacaaaaattataataaaatatGTCCCTCCTGGATGATGGCATACATTAAGGCAGATCTAATATAAAGGTGGAGGACATCACAGGAGGCTGATGAAGGGAGGaccgctcataataatggcctGAAATGGCATcagacacatggaaaccatgtgtttgatgccattcagcTCCAGctgttaccacgagcccgtccgccccaattaaggtgccaccaacctcatgTGGTGGACATGAATTTCATCTCAGATTCTGTGTGTGAAGATGTGAGTAGCCTATACCCAACAACCTAGGTCACAATAGTATTGGTTGTCCAATAGGGGGCACTACTTTCCTAGGCAGAACTAGATAAATATAGTTTGACCTAATGTTTGGTAGAAGTTAGAGGCAAATACATTATCGCTCAATCGCTTTACAAATCAGACATTTGCTGTTAGTCACTGCTGTTTTGTCGAGGTAAAGATAATCCATATATATCAGCTACTGTATATCTCCAATAATTTACTTCATGTGTGAATGTTGACTCCCAAACAAGCCACTAAACCCTGCTCCTAATAATGAGTGCAGCGTGGGATGGGTTGAAATGGTAAATATCCATACTTGATCTTATTCAAATATCAGTGGCACTGTCAACCCTTACATTAAAGGCATGTGTCTATGTTTTAATTTTTGGTTTGAACTCTTTAGCTTGTTAATCAGCAGCCCCAAAGTATTAAACTGTGTGCTCAACACCTTCCTTACAATACATACTCTCCTACTAGCAAGGACCTCTTTGAAGTAGAGAATGTGCCAAAGGGCTGATGTCATAGAAAACTGGCATAGGAAGGTTGACAAGCAAATACACACATCCAATGCCACTATAAAAAGACAAAACAGTATCATAATGGCTTGAGAACACATTTTATGAAGCTTTCTGTTATTGAGAACAATACAAAACCATATTATGACAGATGACTACCACAGATGACTAACCACATATTCCTGGGTGATGGATTATGTCGCTGGCCAGCCCATATGGAAAATGAATGTAtttaatatacagtgccttcaaagtattcacaccccttgactttttccacattttgttgtgttacagcctgaatttaaaatgtattaaattgagaaaAACTATTGACTGGCCTGCCTACACAAAATATCCCGTTATGTCAAATTGGAATTGTTTTTCAACATttgtacaaattaattaaaaatgaaaaactgaaatgtcttgagtcaataagtattcaacccctttgttagggcaaacctaaataagttcaggaataaaACTTGGCCTAAGAAGTCACATAAATTGCATGGGCTCacagtgtgcaataatagtgttttagATCATTTTGAATGGCTACCTCACCTCTGTATCCCACgctcaagcagtgaatttcaaacacatattcGGCTAaaaagaccagggaagttttccaatgcctcgcaaagaagggcacctatttggtagatgggtaaaaaataaaaaagcagacactgaatatccatttgagcatggccaaatctacactggagttgcttaccaagaagacagtgattgttcctgagtggctgagttacagttttgacttaaatctgcgtgaaaatctatggcaagacctgaaaatgttgttgtctagccatgatcaacaaccgatttgacagagcttgaagaattttgaaaagaataatgggcaaatgtttcacaatccaggtgtgaaaagctcttaaGAGATTTgcccagaaagattcacagctgtaatcactgccaaaggggattctaacatgtattgactcaggtttGAATAGTTATCTCATcaagatatacagtactagtgttttatttttcaagaTGTTTTTTAACAAATGTTACAAATTTTCTTTCACTGACATTACAgattattttgtgtagatcgttgaccaaCATGTTTgctattaaatcaattttaatcccactttgtaacaacaagatgtgtgtggaaaagtcaagggttgtgaatactttctgaaagagGCACTGTATACATGGTgggaattcaaaatatatttacatatatgTCCAGAATATATTTATGAAATATATAACTTGAGCATATCATAGAATATTTATGTGAATTTATTTTAAatgataaactgggtggttcaagtcctgaatgctgattggctgacagccgtggtatatcagaccgtatactacgggtatgacaaaacatttatttttactgctctaattacattggtaaccagtttgttATAGCAATAAGACACCTTGGGTTTGTGGTAtgcccaatataccacggctaaaggctgtgtccaggcactctgctaTGCTTTGTGTCTAAGAACAACCCTTCGCCGTGGCATATTGGCCATATGCCACACACCCTCGtgcattattgcttaaatatatgtTAATTAAAAACATAATTCTCCCGATCTGTCAATCACAATTTTAAACGTCCCTAGCCCCCCTTCTCCAGCCTCGCGTCTAAACTGACAATGCAGCGGTTTAATTTTCATCAGATGAAAATCAGCTGTCAAGCGCCCAAAATCTTTCTCATGGTGAATGCCATTTTATTTGATTATATAATCCGAACAATTATTTAAAATATGTTTTCACCTGGTGGGTGACAAAGGAAGAAGATATTTTCTTCAACTGCCTGCAAGCAAGAGTTTTCAATGAGCTAGCTAACACAGCTAGCTAAtcaacgttagttagctaacagctagctagctcctTTTAGTTTGCtgcaccaccacaacaacacgcAGTGTGACCGACCAAGGTTATGACCAGATTGTGTTTTTGTTTCTAACAATAGGCCTAGGGCATACATGtttaaagtatatatatatatatataatacccgAGTAGGCTACTCTGTCTTGATACTGTTAAATTATTTGCAACACTGTGATTGACAACCTGCAATTTTCTGTGACTGATACAATAAGTAACAGTTACTTGCTTAGTAAATAACCACTatcatgtagctaacgttagatatAACGTTACCCAAATTCTAGTGATCATTTGTGAATTCTCTGACGCAATATTATCTTGAAGAAAAATCACGATTTCCATGCTGAATTGTCTCTGTCAGATAGAGAACAGTATAAAACGGGCGTGTTCGGTCACAGAGCTACAGTATCAGTTAACTGGGCTGAATGACTTCCTTATTCCGAACTACGGTCGCGAGGATTTAGTTTACCTTGCAATCGATGTGTGTAGTACTTCGGAGTAACTGCTCTTCAAATACTTGGAAAAACGGTCAGTAAGATTGACTCACTTACATTTTAGTAATAAAAGACAATTACTAGAGATACATTGTTGCCAGTGAGTACAGGTAGTACACATGTATCTTATTTTGTTGAAACAATGTGATAAAACCCTTACAAAGTGTTACCACTGAGATTGATGTTCAATTATCGTTAAAAACTGCCAAAAGTCACGACAAAAAAAAATATCCTAAACTGAATTGATTTCAAAAACTGTATACCCAAATAATGTATAAAGGAAGTCCTTTTACATTCCTTGCTTCTACCTATCTGTCACTTCTTTGTAAATTAGAGTCTTTAAAGCCGTGCTTTGAGtgtgacagcacaatggaatggcTGTGAATTCACATTCTCATAATACAAGTGAATGATCAGAAGGATACAATAATACTTTCTTTACTTCTTTCCCTGACAGGGTGGCTGCTAGTCACACAACGTCTGCATTGCTTGTCAGCAGGAATATTGTGCACTTTAGAAGAGGAATGGAATCAAAAAGAGAAGGGAAAGACAAGTTCTTTATAGTGACACGGGGGAAGGCGAGAAAAGGCTTCGCAAGAGGATGTATCGGCCGTGTGGAGGCAGAGATGCAGAAGGGAGAGCTGATGGGACTGTTGTACGGAGGTGGCAGCAGTGGGGGTAACCCTAAGAGTGGGGGCATGGTGAAGATGGAGGACACATATCCCCTCACCTGCCACCAGGCCCAGCTGCTGCTCTTTGTGTCCCCCTCCAGCAAACGCCTGGAGCTCCTGTGTAACCCCCAGCTTTTTTTGGCTATCTGTGTGCTGTCTCAGGATGACCTGGTGGTAGTGAAGCACAAGAAGGGTCACCAACCAGGGCTGGTTAGGAACCTAATGCTGATCGGTAAGAAGGAGAACCAAGGGGACCTGCTGATGCTGGGCTTTGAGGTTGAGTTTGTGGTGAGTATACAACTTATATAAATCTGGTATCTGGTAAGTCCGTATCAGCATAGACACTGCAATAGAGAAAGTTGAATAACTTTTAGCATTTTGTCCAATGTGTAAGCAAATAATCAGGAATTTCTACTGTCTTTGATCCTCTCATCGATAATTGAAAAATGTAGCCTAATGATTACACAGTATGACAGACACTGTAAACTACATGTCAAGTACACCTGAACCTCTCATTGATTTACATGAGTTTCAGGAAGTGACAGCAGGAGACAAGAATGTCTCTCACACTGTgatcacaccgacagcgtcattgcattttggtacaccagaagtacattcatttccaatggaatgctgcatttgccttgcagcattgcgttgcaagGCAAATGCATTCTGTATGGTGCATATTTGGATTTATCAAacgtatgcgtcaaactgtatgcaTAGACCGCTTAACataaatggtagcagaaggttgttttacttttgttgcacacatatccagatgatgctgcgtaccattTTGCACAACGACACTGTAGGTGTGAACGAGGCATCAGGGGAAGATCCATAATGTTATCGGATTAGTTGCAGCACATAACTTTTACGTAACATCTGAAACTTAACACTGGGGAATTTGCAGTTGCTCGAATGCATTTTGTTGTATTTCTGGCTTACCAGTAAAAATTCTCAGCATTGCTACTGTATAGGGATTGTGTTTACTTTATCTATTTTTTTCCTTTCCATTTCAGCAAGACTCTAATCAAACAGTGTCATCTAAGAAGCCCGCCCCTCTTCCCCTGTTCAGTGCAGCAGACATTGTCCAGGTTGTCCCAGCGTACTCTGTAGGCCTTGGCCCTCGCTGGAAAGACAGTCATTCAGAGGGTCAGTAGTGCATGTTTACTTGCTGGTGTTCAATCCCCATGCATTCTCATTGATCAGTACGCAAGCACATAGGCCTACATGCATTTATTTACAAAATATGACACATTTACCTGGCTTTTCTAGTCTTTAAACCCATTACATACTTTACTTGTTTTCTTGTAAGAAGCACAGCAATGGTGCCAGGAAAGAATATCAGCTTTCAGAACCCAGTGGCTTTGGACTCTCATTTAAAACGTGCTTCGCAAAGACATAATTCTTTGAACGGTTATCATCATTTTAGGACTTGCTGCGCATTGGGGCACCTGCAAGCAAAATACCCCTCCACCCGCCTCCCCCTTATCAGAAAGAAATGTTAAAATATAAGTGCTACACGTTATTGGACGGCAATGAGCAGCACCTGTGGCTAGACAGTGGGCAAAGTGCGGTTCCTTGTACAGAACTGGTAAAACTGGCCCAGGTGCTCTGGAATGTAGCAGCAGAGATCATCACATGCTCTGAGCTCTCCGCATACCTCTTATGGAGATAGACATGTTTACCACAGATCAGTCTCATGACATGGGTCTTGTGACAAGGACAGAAACCATGTGATCTGTCATTCTTACCCCTCTTCAACTTCTTCTCCCCCAGGTCTAAACAGAAAGGCGGTGTCACGTATCAACTCCATGCCTAATATGGGATCTCGTGGACGACAAGTGAGAGATATAAACCACGTAGACCAGAGTGTCACCCCACCCGAAAGCCTGTCATACCACACTTTTGATGTGGGATCCCTGGTGGAGGTAACGTCCAACACTGGGATCACTGTATATGGGGTAATCCAGTGGATGGGTGTCCTTTCAGAAAATAAAAACGACTGGGTTGGAATTGAGCTGGTGAGTGTAATGTGAACTGTTTAAGCAATGTTATTGAGCTTACCTATTAATTCTCCTTTCTGAGATTTCAATATTTCAATCAGATTTGGTTCCTCAGCAACTCTTTTGCCATCAGGATTATGAGGTGAATAATTGCTCAGACGGGACGTATGGACGCCAGCGGTATTTCACTTGTAAAGGGGGCAGGGCCTTATTTGTGCCCCTAACAAAGTGCAGTCCAGATGGAAGGTTCCTATGTCCCCACTCTGAAAAGGAGACCTTCAAAGCCACAAATATCCTCCCAGGTTAGACACTACTTGTATAGGTCCTTCCTAACACTAACACATGCAGAAACGGTGTCGATAATCTCAGGTTGTGACGTTGTAATAATAGCCTTATAAGCATTGGTTTGCAGCCcacacatcaaatcaaagtttatttgtcacgtgcgctgaatacaacaggtgtagaccttacagtgaaatgcttacttacaggctctaaccaatagtgcaaaaaaggtattaggtgaacaataagtaggtaaagaaataaaacaacagtaaaaagacaggctatatacagtagtgaggctataaaagtagcgaggctacatacagacaccggttagtcaggctgattgaggtagtatgtacatgtacatatggtttaagtgactatgcatatatgatgaacagagagtagcagtagcgtaaaagagggggtggtgggtgggacacaatgcagatagcccggttagccactgcgggagcactggttggtcggcccaatttaggtagtatgtacatgaatgtatagttaaagtgactatgcatatatgataaacagagagtagcagcagcgtaaaaagaggggttggaggggcctccctggtggcgcagtggtctgtgctagctgtgccactagagactttgggttcgagcccaggctctgtcgcagccggcctcgaccgggaggcccatggggcggtgcacaattggcctagcgtcgtccgggttagggagggtttggccggtaaggatatccttgtctcatcgcgcactagcgacccctgtggcgggccgggcgcagtgcgcgctgaccaggtcgctaggtgtacggtgtttcctccgacacattggtgcggcttgcttccgggttggatgctcgctgtgttaagaagtgctgcttggttgggttgtgtttcggaggacgcatgactctcgaactttgcctctcccgagtccgtacagtagttgtagcaatgagacaagacagtaactactaacaattggataccacgaaattggggtaaaaaaaagaaaaagaggggttgggggcggcacacaatgcaaatagtccgggtagccataaACCATACACACAATGACCCAAACACAGCAGATATAAAGCATTCATCAGTTGTATTTCTATTATCTAAGTGGTACttcatgtttttgtttggtttgcATCAGTCAGTCCATTGGAGGAAACCGATGAGAATGTTCCTCCTATCCCTGAGTCGGAAGCCTTGTCTTTGCTCGTGGGCAAGATGAAGGGGATCCAGGGGCACTACAACTCCTGCTACCTCGATGCCACTCTCTTCAGGTAAACTTACTTCCTCTAGCTCATTGTTCCTAACTCATAGTTGTATGACAATTTTACACTGTTGGGCATCATTTTTTGTTGAGCCCAGTTTCTTGTAAGAATGACTTAATGCTGCGCCAGGACCACTGCCAAGCTAACAAAGGTAATACATCTTTCCACAGTCTGTTCAGCTCATCCATGACCCTGGACAGTGTCTGCCACAAACCAGCTGACACAGAACAGAGCATATCTCGCTCTCTGAGGAAAGACATCGTTAACTGTTTGCGCCGGTATAAACATTCTGTACTTTTTTCTAGATCCTCTTGACCCTCAGTCGTGCCTGTATTATCAACTGCTCTTCAAAATAAGGGCGTTATGACATTGTAATCTACCCAGACTGAGAAAGAAAAAGCCTTCTCTCAATGCATGTCTGGTATTACTCTGGCACATTGGTAGTGTATGTTCAGGCCCAGTATATGCACTTTATATGAATGTGCATTTCCATGTgttgtgtgtatttctgtgtggCCACTGAGAGTGACATCTGTGTGTAATCCACAGACAAGGTTTTGTGCCTGCTGAGAGTGTAATGAACTTCCGCAAGCAACTCGGCTGTGACACCTTTGTAACAGAAGAGAAAGGTACTCACACACTTCTCATAGTGTTGTTTCTATGGGTCTCTTAACATAAATGTGATACCAGCTAAGGGAAATTGTTTAAATTATCATTTTTAAGTGGCTGCAGTGTCTCTGATTTCTCCTAAATGGTGTTATCCTGCCTCCCTGCAGACCCTGAAGAGTTCATCACAATCCTTCTACAGCGGGTGCTGTGCATGGAGC
Coding sequences:
- the LOC129851089 gene encoding ubiquitin carboxyl-terminal hydrolase CYLD-like, with protein sequence MESKREGKDKFFIVTRGKARKGFARGCIGRVEAEMQKGELMGLLYGGGSSGGNPKSGGMVKMEDTYPLTCHQAQLLLFVSPSSKRLELLCNPQLFLAICVLSQDDLVVVKHKKGHQPGLVRNLMLIGKKENQGDLLMLGFEVEFVQDSNQTVSSKKPAPLPLFSAADIVQVVPAYSVGLGPRWKDSHSEGLNRKAVSRINSMPNMGSRGRQVRDINHVDQSVTPPESLSYHTFDVGSLVEVTSNTGITVYGVIQWMGVLSENKNDWVGIELDYEVNNCSDGTYGRQRYFTCKGGRALFVPLTKCSPDGRFLCPHSEKETFKATNILPVSPLEETDENVPPIPESEALSLLVGKMKGIQGHYNSCYLDATLFSLFSSSMTLDSVCHKPADTEQSISRSLRKDIVNCLRRQGFVPAESVMNFRKQLGCDTFVTEEKDPEEFITILLQRVLCMEPLLKLRSNNDTSQDAYTFQIILDKEQVTQTPTVQQLLDTSFLSCGLKFEEIPSCLMVQMPRFGKKYKMFPHIIPSTELDITDLLYNSPRECFLCGRLAEYECPQCLQDRKLQPGRVKQYCTTCKTQVHTHPSRKGHCPRALAVPAEVPADAPLPRHMMQLFAVLCIHTSHYVSFVKYGPGPRSWLFFDSMADRCGDDHSGYNIPEIRACPEVGDFLSQSEEELVWADPSQAGEPVRRLLCDSYMCLYQSASMALYR
- the LOC129834756 gene encoding glutathione hydrolase 7-like; the protein is MLTCRFASHQMGRERVILCLSNCTCAYFCVNIGEMDVSPETKLSSRQSQVGYKSFEGLPQLTVDDTLTKGQNGNFQNEHNRNTGLYGHGGLSPAPDLSSLPKELPLRHLASGSQHPNLADLSLSSFREMDKDLPSGGPNRCGPWQDAIIPIYAASLIIAIAVTTAMVLQIYLGTNEQVFRGSVLVTDHEHCTELGRRVLNEQGSSVDSAIVATLCLGIVHPHASGIGGGGVMLVHDIRKNIRKVINFQETAPSGIKEEILQIDPELKPGLIVGVPGLLRGLYQAHKLYGRLSWEDIVTRAANVARDGFNVSHRLAEAITKVKGQNMSLRFRDMFLPRGHALSPGSLMKTPSLAAVLEAGVSEFYSGTLTQEMASEVQENGGILTKEDLSNYSAVIEQPIEGLYQGFRVLVPPPPSIGAALISALNILEDFHLNGNGTTYSANHWIAESLKAALTMASGLGDPVYTPSVSALISKMLSKPQAVVLRQLISDSQASPPRHYSTVYDLPSGAVASQVVVMGPDDIIVSVTSSLNRPFGSRILTPSGILLNSQILDFSWPNKTQGLLISNLTNRVQPGKRPLSFIMPTIVIPSLGKCGSYVALGSSNGEHSLSGVTQVLINILSYNKNLNDSISLGRLHPQLQPSRLLVDSEFLEEDVKVLRLKGHTVYRVGLLSLVQGAQKINDIIRGIVDPRAVAGSA